Proteins encoded within one genomic window of Amycolatopsis nigrescens CSC17Ta-90:
- a CDS encoding RICIN domain-containing protein codes for MRRSRLFVMLLAAFSMVAVFLVTPTASARTPGAETLAVSYGPYQFKNDFSHLCMDVANGSKADGGRIQQWDCYGGTPEKWRLDVISTINGVNYYAFVNMNSGKCLDVPNGSTAVGVELQQWTCWSGDMQQWALYRAGTNSLTIRNLKSGLCVDDKDWGGAGAALQQWHCNELAVQTWQYS; via the coding sequence ATGCGAAGATCGAGGCTTTTCGTCATGCTGCTGGCCGCCTTCAGCATGGTAGCCGTCTTTCTCGTCACCCCAACGGCGTCCGCGCGAACGCCCGGCGCGGAAACGCTCGCCGTCTCGTACGGCCCCTATCAGTTCAAGAACGACTTCAGTCACCTGTGCATGGACGTGGCCAACGGTTCGAAGGCCGACGGCGGCCGGATCCAGCAATGGGACTGCTACGGCGGGACGCCGGAGAAATGGCGGCTGGACGTGATCAGCACCATCAACGGCGTGAACTACTACGCGTTCGTCAACATGAACAGCGGCAAGTGCCTCGACGTGCCGAACGGCAGCACGGCGGTCGGCGTCGAACTGCAGCAGTGGACCTGCTGGAGCGGCGACATGCAGCAATGGGCGCTGTACCGGGCCGGCACCAACTCGCTGACCATCAGGAACCTCAAGAGCGGCCTCTGCGTGGACGACAAGGACTGGGGCGGCGCGGGCGCGGCCCTGCAGCAGTGGCACTGCAACGAACTCGCGGTGCAGACCTGGCAGTACAGCTGA
- a CDS encoding TetR/AcrR family transcriptional regulator: MSRRRQQVLDAALTVVGAEGARGLTYQAVDQEAGVPAGTTSNCFRNRAALLHGVLAHLVEEDRRAWERFTSRAPGGIDELAETLAELARHSIGPGRTRTRARYALFLEAGTRPELAELLTGGRAAVLDWGADWLAGLDLPAPRERYRRLIAQLDGIVLHQLTFPGEPFDPEPGFRAILTDETT; the protein is encoded by the coding sequence ATGAGCCGCAGACGACAGCAGGTGCTGGACGCCGCCCTCACCGTGGTCGGCGCCGAGGGGGCGCGCGGCCTCACCTACCAGGCCGTGGACCAGGAAGCCGGGGTTCCGGCCGGCACCACGTCGAACTGCTTCCGCAACCGCGCCGCCCTGCTGCACGGCGTGCTGGCGCACCTGGTCGAGGAGGACCGGCGCGCCTGGGAACGGTTCACCAGCCGCGCACCGGGCGGCATCGACGAACTGGCCGAAACGCTCGCGGAGCTGGCGCGGCACTCGATCGGACCGGGCCGGACGCGGACCAGGGCGAGGTACGCGCTGTTCTTGGAAGCCGGGACCCGCCCCGAGCTCGCGGAGCTGCTGACGGGCGGACGGGCCGCGGTACTGGACTGGGGCGCCGACTGGCTGGCCGGGCTCGACCTGCCCGCCCCGCGCGAGCGGTACCGCCGGCTGATCGCCCAGCTCGACGGGATCGTGCTGCACCAGCTCACCTTTCCCGGCGAACCCTTCGATCCCGAACCCGGCTTCCGCGCCATCCTGACCGACGAAACGACCTAA
- a CDS encoding FAD-dependent monooxygenase: protein MNRRAIVVGGGIGGLAAAVHLRAHGWRVEVHERSAALPDTGTVLGIWPSALRALDTLGLGEQARDLGPAPSGSSFLRADGSRIGSLNVAAMRGGGLRMLSRPTLLGLLAGALPAEALVFGSPVSDLDRFDSDVVIAADGINSGIRTGLFGERYRAKYTGSTAWRGSAPGKTGAMTETWGEGALFGMTPQEDGSTNWYASARALEADRAPRGEAATIRVHFGHWHHGVRQVLDRLDERTVLRHDLYHVDPPLPSYVRGRVALVGDAAHAMSPILGRGGCEALLDGVALADRLVTLPRVEDALAAYDADRRKPTQRLARMASVTSRMMHARRFTGLRDATMKLALRSAPLD, encoded by the coding sequence ATGAACCGGAGAGCGATAGTTGTCGGTGGTGGTATCGGTGGCCTCGCCGCCGCGGTCCACCTGCGTGCCCACGGCTGGCGGGTGGAGGTGCACGAGCGCTCGGCAGCGCTGCCCGATACCGGCACCGTGCTCGGGATCTGGCCTTCCGCCCTGCGCGCGCTGGACACCCTCGGACTCGGCGAGCAGGCCAGGGACCTCGGGCCCGCACCGTCCGGCAGCAGCTTCCTCCGCGCGGACGGCAGCCGGATCGGCTCGCTCAACGTGGCGGCGATGCGCGGCGGCGGCCTGCGCATGCTGTCCCGGCCCACGCTGCTCGGCCTCCTCGCGGGTGCGCTGCCCGCCGAGGCGCTGGTCTTCGGTTCGCCGGTGTCCGATCTCGACCGTTTCGACTCCGATGTGGTGATCGCCGCGGACGGGATCAACAGCGGCATCCGGACCGGGCTGTTCGGCGAGCGCTACCGCGCCAAGTACACCGGCAGCACCGCCTGGCGCGGCAGTGCCCCCGGAAAGACCGGCGCCATGACCGAAACCTGGGGTGAAGGTGCGCTGTTCGGGATGACTCCGCAGGAAGACGGCAGCACCAACTGGTACGCCAGCGCGCGGGCGCTGGAAGCCGATCGCGCGCCCCGCGGCGAGGCCGCCACCATTCGTGTCCACTTCGGACACTGGCATCACGGGGTGCGGCAGGTGCTGGACCGGCTCGACGAGCGAACCGTCCTGCGGCACGACCTCTACCACGTCGATCCGCCGCTGCCTTCCTATGTCCGGGGCAGGGTCGCGCTCGTCGGGGACGCCGCGCACGCGATGAGCCCCATCCTCGGCCGCGGCGGTTGCGAGGCGCTGCTGGACGGGGTGGCACTGGCCGACCGCCTCGTCACACTGCCCAGGGTCGAAGACGCGCTCGCCGCCTACGACGCAGACCGGCGCAAGCCCACCCAGCGGTTGGCGCGGATGGCTTCGGTCACCTCCCGGATGATGCACGCGCGCAGGTTCACCGGTCTTCGCGATGCCACGATGAAACTGGCGCTGCGCTCCGCCCCGCTCGACTGA
- a CDS encoding GNAT family N-acetyltransferase, protein MSTSDETVLLRPATPEDARAVAEIWYPGWCDAHLGNVPDELVVARARESFWRRAAQRVGDTGDTTVATVGGAVAGFVMVVGDEVEQVYLAARHRGTGLAGVLLAEAERLVAANGHERAWLAVVAGNARARRFYERNGWADEGLFDHHAEGTDGPISVPAHRYVKRVSSGP, encoded by the coding sequence GTGTCCACCAGCGACGAGACCGTGCTGCTACGCCCGGCGACCCCTGAAGACGCACGGGCGGTCGCGGAGATCTGGTATCCCGGCTGGTGCGACGCCCACCTGGGGAACGTCCCTGACGAACTGGTCGTGGCGCGTGCACGGGAGTCGTTCTGGCGGCGAGCCGCGCAACGAGTCGGCGACACCGGCGACACCACCGTCGCGACTGTGGGCGGTGCGGTGGCGGGGTTCGTGATGGTGGTCGGGGATGAGGTCGAGCAGGTCTACCTGGCGGCGCGGCACCGTGGGACCGGGCTGGCCGGTGTGCTGCTCGCCGAAGCGGAACGCCTGGTCGCGGCGAACGGCCACGAGCGGGCATGGCTCGCGGTCGTCGCCGGCAACGCCAGGGCCCGCCGGTTCTACGAGCGCAACGGCTGGGCCGATGAAGGTCTCTTCGATCATCACGCCGAGGGCACCGATGGGCCCATTTCGGTGCCGGCTCACCGCTACGTGAAGCGGGTCAGCTCCGGCCCGTGA
- a CDS encoding alpha/beta hydrolase family protein — MAVFLRFRRFRRIAVLAVALLLASGGTAMAETVDEGLVTLRLPAPTGPHRIGVTTLHLVDPARLDPWHPDLGARELMTTIFYPAGDVRGHPIAPQLTPAAAEAFKTIDAGFLHPELPTEGVDWAATRTHSHTGAPAQPVRRPVLLYSPGGADPRTIGTGIAEELASHGYVVVTIDHPGETSEVEFPGGRVRTIDLPVDPKTDPQALRTMLSTRIADTRFVLDELTALAAGRNPDAEARELPENLGLALDLRRVGMYGHSAGGGTAAEAMYEDRRIDAAVNLEGYLDYLPDEPGQEGELFPVASNGVDRPLLLVGTDGYRDARFERSWSAMLAHPRGCTRWRQLENATHWVFTDYGAEAPQLQAAGLMSAENRVRLVGAIEPAESVPAVRGHVLSFFAQHLPAFTGRS, encoded by the coding sequence GTGGCTGTGTTCCTCAGATTCCGCAGGTTCCGCAGGATCGCCGTTCTCGCCGTCGCGCTGCTGCTCGCGAGCGGCGGCACTGCCATGGCCGAGACCGTGGACGAGGGCCTGGTCACCCTGCGGCTGCCGGCGCCGACCGGTCCGCACCGGATCGGGGTCACCACGCTGCACCTGGTCGATCCCGCCAGGCTCGACCCCTGGCACCCGGATCTCGGGGCGAGGGAACTGATGACCACCATTTTCTACCCCGCCGGCGACGTCCGCGGTCATCCGATCGCACCGCAGCTGACGCCCGCCGCCGCGGAGGCGTTCAAGACCATCGACGCCGGCTTCCTGCACCCGGAACTACCGACGGAAGGGGTGGACTGGGCGGCCACCCGGACCCACTCCCACACCGGCGCGCCCGCGCAGCCCGTCCGGCGGCCGGTGCTGCTGTACAGCCCAGGCGGCGCCGACCCGCGCACCATCGGCACCGGGATCGCCGAAGAACTGGCCAGTCACGGCTATGTGGTGGTGACCATCGACCACCCCGGCGAAACCAGCGAGGTCGAGTTTCCCGGCGGCAGAGTGCGCACGATCGACCTGCCGGTCGACCCCAAGACCGATCCGCAAGCGCTGCGCACGATGCTGTCCACCCGGATCGCGGACACCCGGTTCGTGCTGGACGAGCTGACCGCGCTGGCGGCGGGCCGGAACCCAGATGCGGAAGCACGCGAGCTGCCCGAAAACCTCGGCCTCGCCCTGGATCTGCGGCGGGTCGGCATGTACGGGCACTCGGCGGGCGGAGGGACCGCGGCCGAAGCGATGTACGAGGACCGCCGCATCGACGCGGCGGTCAACCTGGAGGGCTATCTGGACTACCTGCCGGACGAGCCGGGCCAGGAGGGTGAGCTGTTCCCGGTCGCCAGTAACGGGGTGGACCGGCCACTGCTGCTGGTGGGCACGGATGGCTACCGCGACGCGCGGTTCGAGCGCTCCTGGTCGGCCATGCTCGCCCACCCGCGAGGCTGCACCCGCTGGCGTCAGCTGGAAAACGCCACGCACTGGGTGTTCACCGACTACGGCGCCGAGGCACCCCAGTTGCAGGCCGCCGGGCTGATGAGCGCCGAGAACCGGGTGCGGCTGGTCGGCGCGATCGAGCCGGCGGAGTCGGTGCCCGCGGTGCGCGGCCACGTGCTTTCCTTCTTCGCCCAGCACCTTCCCGCCTTCACGGGCCGGAGCTGA
- a CDS encoding fatty acid desaturase family protein encodes MVSQARIPRLTREQFEEFAGELDALRRELAEDLGVQDAAYIRRVVAWQQRFEVVGRALLWAGWFPPAWLVGTAALSVSKILDNMEIGHNVMHGQYDWMGDPALNSKMFEWDTVCPSEQWRHTHNYIHHTFTNILGKDRDIGYGLLRMIDAQRWNPYYLGNPLYAFGLMLAFEWGVMLHDLEIEKLRTGRKTWAETKGLRRQMWHKGVKQALKDYVLFPLLSGPGAVATLTGNATANLVRNLWAFSIIFCGHFPEGVADFTEDECENETRGQWYYRQMLGSSNIDGSPLFHILAGNLSFQIEHHLFPDIPARRYQQIAPRIREISDRYGLRYNTGPLTKQIGNVWKKIFRLALPPSHGGTPAVGRKSRRAGPRAA; translated from the coding sequence ATGGTGAGTCAGGCCCGTATTCCCCGTCTTACTCGTGAGCAGTTCGAGGAGTTCGCGGGTGAGTTGGATGCGTTGCGGCGGGAGTTGGCCGAGGATTTGGGGGTGCAGGACGCGGCCTATATCCGGCGGGTGGTGGCCTGGCAGCAGCGGTTCGAGGTGGTGGGGCGGGCGTTGTTGTGGGCGGGGTGGTTCCCGCCGGCGTGGCTGGTGGGGACGGCGGCGTTGTCGGTGTCGAAGATCCTGGACAACATGGAGATCGGCCACAACGTGATGCACGGCCAGTACGACTGGATGGGTGATCCGGCGTTGAACTCGAAGATGTTCGAGTGGGACACCGTGTGCCCGTCCGAGCAGTGGCGCCACACCCACAACTACATCCACCACACGTTCACCAACATCCTCGGCAAGGACCGCGACATCGGCTACGGCCTGCTGCGCATGATCGACGCGCAGCGCTGGAACCCCTACTACTTGGGCAACCCCCTCTACGCGTTCGGGTTGATGCTGGCGTTCGAGTGGGGGGTGATGCTGCACGACCTGGAGATCGAGAAACTCCGCACCGGCCGCAAAACCTGGGCCGAAACCAAAGGTCTGCGCCGGCAGATGTGGCACAAGGGGGTCAAACAGGCCCTCAAGGACTACGTGCTGTTCCCGCTGCTCAGCGGCCCGGGCGCGGTGGCCACGCTGACCGGGAACGCGACCGCGAACCTGGTGCGCAACCTGTGGGCGTTCAGCATCATCTTCTGCGGCCACTTCCCCGAAGGCGTCGCAGACTTCACCGAAGACGAGTGCGAGAACGAGACCCGCGGCCAGTGGTACTACCGGCAGATGCTCGGCTCAAGCAACATCGACGGCAGCCCCCTGTTCCACATCCTGGCCGGCAACCTCAGCTTCCAAATCGAACACCACCTCTTCCCCGACATCCCCGCCCGCCGCTACCAGCAGATCGCGCCACGGATCAGGGAGATCAGCGACCGCTACGGACTCCGCTACAACACCGGCCCCCTCACCAAACAAATCGGCAACGTCTGGAAAAAGATCTTCCGACTCGCCCTACCACCGTCGCACGGTGGGACACCGGCCGTCGGGCGGAAGTCCCGCCGGGCGGGGCCGCGCGCCGCCTGA
- the glpK gene encoding glycerol kinase GlpK: MQQFVLAIDQGTTSTRAMVFDHAGRAVSIDQKEHAQILPRAGWVEHDPCQVWENTMAVTAAALAKAELTASDIAAVGVTNQRETAVVWDRRTGRPVHNAIVWQDTRTEEIVAKLAGAQGRDRYRAKVGLPLATYFSGPKIGWILDNVDGARAAAQAGHLMFGTMDTWVLWNLTGGVRGGLHLTDPTNASRTMLMDLSTLSWDAEIAEEMAIPLSMLPEIRSSSEVYGHCRGLDALAGVPVAGDLGDQQAATFGQACLSRGEAKNTYGTGNFMLMNTGTERVPSKHGLLTTVCHQLGGQEPVYALEGSIAVTGSLVQWMRDNLGLISDAAEIEALATTVDDTGGAYIVPAFSGLFAPYWRPDARGAIVGLTRYVTKGHLARAVLEATAFQTREVLDAMNADSGVRLTALKVDGGMVVNETLMQFQADILGVPVIRPVVSETTALGAAYAAGLAVGYWNGEADVRANWAEGERWEPRLDEAARNRRYAQWQKAVTKSFDWADAA; the protein is encoded by the coding sequence ATGCAGCAGTTCGTGCTGGCGATCGACCAGGGCACCACCTCCACCAGGGCGATGGTCTTCGACCACGCCGGGCGGGCGGTCTCGATCGACCAGAAGGAGCACGCGCAGATCCTCCCGCGGGCGGGCTGGGTGGAGCACGACCCGTGCCAGGTGTGGGAGAACACCATGGCGGTGACCGCGGCGGCGCTGGCCAAGGCCGAGCTGACCGCGTCGGACATCGCGGCGGTCGGGGTCACCAACCAGCGGGAGACGGCGGTGGTGTGGGACCGGCGGACCGGGCGGCCGGTGCACAACGCGATCGTGTGGCAGGACACCCGCACCGAGGAGATCGTCGCGAAACTGGCCGGCGCACAGGGCCGCGACCGGTACCGGGCGAAGGTGGGGCTGCCGCTGGCCACCTACTTCTCCGGACCCAAGATCGGCTGGATACTGGACAATGTGGACGGTGCCAGGGCGGCGGCGCAGGCCGGGCACCTGATGTTCGGCACCATGGATACCTGGGTGCTGTGGAACCTGACCGGCGGGGTGCGCGGCGGCCTGCACCTGACCGACCCCACCAACGCGTCCCGCACCATGCTGATGGATCTGTCCACTTTGTCCTGGGACGCCGAGATCGCCGAGGAGATGGCCATTCCGCTGTCCATGCTGCCGGAGATCCGGTCCTCTTCGGAGGTGTACGGGCACTGCCGCGGGCTCGACGCGCTGGCCGGGGTGCCGGTGGCCGGTGACCTCGGCGACCAGCAGGCGGCTACCTTCGGGCAGGCCTGCCTGTCCCGCGGGGAGGCCAAGAACACCTACGGCACCGGCAACTTCATGCTGATGAACACCGGCACCGAGCGGGTTCCGTCGAAGCACGGGCTGCTCACCACCGTGTGCCACCAGCTCGGCGGGCAGGAGCCGGTGTACGCACTGGAAGGGTCGATCGCGGTCACCGGGTCGCTGGTGCAGTGGATGCGGGACAACCTCGGGCTGATCTCCGACGCCGCCGAGATCGAGGCGCTGGCCACCACCGTGGACGACACCGGCGGCGCCTACATCGTCCCGGCGTTCTCCGGCCTTTTCGCGCCCTACTGGCGGCCGGACGCCCGCGGCGCCATCGTCGGGCTCACCCGCTACGTCACCAAGGGTCATCTCGCGCGCGCCGTGCTGGAGGCCACCGCGTTCCAGACCAGGGAGGTGCTGGACGCGATGAACGCCGACTCGGGTGTGCGGCTCACCGCGCTCAAGGTCGACGGCGGCATGGTGGTGAACGAGACCCTCATGCAGTTCCAGGCCGACATTCTCGGGGTGCCGGTCATCCGTCCCGTGGTCAGCGAAACCACCGCGCTCGGCGCGGCCTACGCCGCCGGCCTTGCCGTCGGATACTGGAACGGCGAGGCGGACGTTCGCGCGAACTGGGCCGAGGGCGAACGCTGGGAACCGCGGCTGGACGAGGCAGCCAGGAACCGGCGATACGCCCAGTGGCAGAAAGCGGTCACCAAATCGTTCGACTGGGCCGACGCCGCTTAA
- a CDS encoding glycerol-3-phosphate dehydrogenase/oxidase, with protein MSNAALSPENRRRALTSMADTELDVLVIGAGVVGAGAALDAAGRGLRVGLVEARDLASGTSSRSSKLVHGGLRYLKQLHFPLVFEALRERSLILNKLCPHLAKPVEFIYPLERRGIDRVYVGAGVGVYDVLGAGRGVPSHHRHLSARKMLETFPGARKGAVHGGVKFYEGQLDDARHTMMLARTAAATGALVATSALVTGFLRDGNRVTGAVLRDLETGQEHEIRARRTINAAGVWTDELQDKAETKRQFRVRASKGVHVVVPRAAIDSRTGLITETEKSLLFIIPCPWSDDLWVIGTTDTPWQHDLAHPAATSRDIDYILGHANRLLAKPLTRDDVVGVYAGLRPLLAGESDDTSKLSREHTVVTAAPGLVLVAGGKYTTYRVMADDAVNEAVKDFPRPVARSNTRDQPLLGADGYQALWNNRANLAANAGLEVPVLEHLLGRYGSLVHELLDLIELDPELAEPLTHAPRYLKAEAYYAVSHEGALHLDDILTRRLRVSVDTWDRGTESAAEVAALVGPLLGWDAETAAYEVDRYRARVEAERESQVQPDDRTADAERLGAPEARVGAR; from the coding sequence ATGAGCAACGCCGCTTTGTCCCCGGAGAACCGCCGCCGGGCCCTGACGTCCATGGCCGACACCGAACTGGACGTGCTGGTGATCGGCGCCGGGGTGGTCGGCGCCGGCGCCGCGCTGGACGCGGCGGGCCGGGGGCTGCGGGTGGGCCTGGTGGAGGCGCGCGACCTGGCCTCCGGCACGTCGAGCCGGTCGTCGAAGCTGGTGCACGGCGGGCTGCGCTACCTCAAGCAGCTGCACTTCCCGCTCGTGTTCGAGGCGCTGCGCGAACGCAGCCTGATCCTGAACAAGCTCTGCCCGCACCTGGCCAAGCCGGTCGAGTTCATCTACCCACTGGAGCGGCGGGGCATCGACCGGGTGTACGTGGGCGCCGGAGTGGGCGTGTACGACGTGCTCGGCGCGGGCCGTGGAGTGCCGTCGCATCACCGCCATCTCAGCGCGCGGAAGATGCTGGAGACCTTCCCCGGCGCCAGGAAGGGTGCCGTCCACGGCGGCGTCAAGTTCTACGAAGGCCAGCTCGACGACGCCAGGCACACCATGATGCTGGCCCGCACCGCCGCCGCCACCGGCGCGCTGGTGGCCACCAGCGCACTGGTCACCGGCTTCCTGCGCGACGGCAACCGGGTGACCGGCGCCGTGCTGCGGGACCTCGAAACCGGGCAGGAGCACGAAATCCGCGCCCGGCGGACGATCAACGCGGCCGGAGTGTGGACCGACGAGCTTCAGGACAAGGCGGAGACGAAGCGGCAGTTCAGGGTGCGCGCGTCCAAGGGCGTGCACGTGGTGGTCCCGCGTGCGGCCATCGACTCCCGCACCGGGCTGATCACCGAGACCGAGAAGAGCCTGCTGTTCATCATCCCGTGCCCGTGGAGCGACGACCTGTGGGTGATCGGCACCACCGACACCCCGTGGCAGCACGACCTCGCGCACCCCGCGGCCACCAGCCGCGACATCGACTACATCCTCGGCCACGCCAACCGGCTGCTGGCCAAGCCGCTCACCCGCGACGACGTGGTCGGCGTCTACGCCGGGCTGCGGCCGCTGCTGGCCGGCGAGTCGGACGACACCAGCAAGCTGTCCAGGGAGCACACCGTGGTCACCGCCGCCCCCGGTCTGGTGCTGGTCGCCGGCGGCAAGTACACCACCTACCGCGTGATGGCCGACGACGCGGTGAACGAGGCGGTCAAGGACTTTCCGCGCCCGGTGGCCAGGTCGAACACCCGTGACCAGCCGCTGCTCGGCGCGGACGGCTACCAGGCGCTGTGGAACAACCGGGCCAACCTGGCGGCGAACGCCGGACTCGAGGTGCCGGTGCTGGAGCACCTGCTCGGCCGGTACGGCAGCCTGGTGCACGAGCTGCTCGACCTGATCGAGCTGGACCCGGAACTGGCCGAGCCGCTCACGCACGCCCCGCGCTACCTGAAGGCGGAGGCGTACTACGCGGTCTCGCACGAGGGCGCGCTGCACCTCGACGACATCCTGACCCGCCGCCTGCGCGTCTCGGTGGACACCTGGGACCGCGGCACGGAAAGCGCCGCCGAGGTGGCGGCGCTGGTCGGCCCGCTGCTCGGCTGGGACGCCGAGACCGCGGCCTACGAGGTCGACCGCTACCGGGCGCGGGTCGAAGCCGAACGCGAGTCGCAGGTCCAGCCGGACGACCGCACCGCCGACGCGGAACGGCTCGGCGCACCGGAGGCCAGGGTCGGCGCCAGGTAA
- a CDS encoding IclR family transcriptional regulator — translation MRGLVQSVERAAAMLRLLADGSEPMELGVIADALGLPKGTAHGLLRTLKEVGFVEQDVAGGPYRVAADVFRLGPRPMDLNELRSHAVDWADALAARTGESVRVAAFADGHAVTAHHVFRADGSRQVLRTGTHFPLHASALGKVLLAFEPGAARSLYHAELEPLTGRTTTDRRALQRELAEVRDLGHAVSVEEQQAGLSGIASPIRDHGGYVVAAVGIEGPPERLFDDKLRPRQALVTQVLRAGRSISRELGHGRHR, via the coding sequence GTGCGGGGCCTGGTGCAGTCGGTGGAGCGGGCGGCGGCCATGCTGCGCCTGCTGGCGGACGGGAGTGAGCCGATGGAGCTGGGCGTCATCGCCGACGCGCTCGGCCTGCCCAAGGGCACCGCGCACGGCCTGCTGCGGACGCTGAAGGAGGTCGGCTTCGTCGAGCAGGACGTGGCCGGCGGGCCGTACCGGGTGGCGGCGGACGTGTTCCGGCTCGGCCCGCGACCGATGGACCTGAACGAACTGCGCTCCCACGCGGTCGACTGGGCGGACGCGCTGGCCGCGCGCACCGGTGAGTCGGTCCGGGTCGCCGCGTTCGCCGACGGCCACGCGGTGACCGCGCACCACGTGTTCCGCGCCGACGGCAGCAGGCAGGTGCTGCGCACCGGGACGCACTTTCCGCTGCACGCCAGCGCGCTGGGCAAGGTGCTGCTGGCGTTCGAGCCCGGTGCCGCCCGCAGCCTTTACCACGCCGAGCTGGAGCCGCTGACCGGCCGGACCACCACCGACCGCCGGGCGCTGCAGCGCGAGCTGGCCGAAGTCAGGGACCTCGGCCACGCGGTGTCCGTCGAGGAGCAGCAGGCCGGCCTGTCGGGCATCGCGTCCCCGATCCGCGACCACGGCGGCTACGTGGTCGCGGCGGTGGGCATCGAAGGGCCGCCGGAGCGGCTGTTCGACGACAAGCTGCGCCCCCGCCAGGCGTTGGTGACGCAGGTGCTGCGCGCGGGACGGTCCATCTCGCGCGAACTCGGGCACGGGCGGCACCGATGA
- the glpK gene encoding glycerol kinase GlpK, with product MSERYVAAIDQGTTSTRCVLYDRQGRLVSVSRQRHRQYYPRPGWVEHDPAEIWSQVAQLLPKALHDAGAEARDVVALGITGQRETTVVWDRRTGRPAHRAVVWQDTRTEELLDGWARSVAPADLRARTGLPLANYFSAPKLRWLLDHHPELAARAESGDLLFGTMDSWLVWNLTGGADGGRHVTDVTNASRTMLMNLETLDWDAELLDRFGIPPAMLPAIEPTIGGFGVTAAGVPGIPIGAVIGDQQASLFGQTAFEAGQAKCTFGTGSFLLLNTGTELVRSRHGLITTVAHKMRGEDAVYALEGSVAMSGGIVQWCRDNLGLIRSPAEIETLASTVDDNGGCYVVPAFSGLLAPHWDSTAQGVIVGLTGYVRKEHIARAVLEATAWQTRDVVDAMNADAGVPATSLAVDGGMTANNLLMRLVADFLGIPVVRPMMTETVALGAAYAAGLAVGYWPDRRVLRGHWRRAAEWLPELDPARREAELGNWRHAVHTASVWGRRPHEPS from the coding sequence ATGAGCGAGCGTTATGTCGCGGCGATCGACCAGGGCACCACCTCGACCAGGTGCGTGCTCTACGACCGCCAGGGCCGGCTGGTGTCGGTGAGCCGGCAGCGGCACCGGCAGTACTACCCGAGGCCGGGTTGGGTGGAGCACGATCCCGCGGAAATCTGGTCGCAGGTCGCGCAACTGCTCCCGAAGGCGCTGCACGACGCGGGCGCCGAGGCTCGTGACGTGGTCGCGCTGGGCATCACCGGGCAGCGCGAGACCACCGTGGTCTGGGACCGGCGGACCGGCCGTCCCGCGCACCGGGCGGTGGTCTGGCAGGACACCCGCACCGAGGAACTGCTCGACGGCTGGGCCCGTTCCGTCGCCCCGGCCGACCTGCGGGCCCGCACCGGGCTGCCGCTGGCCAACTACTTCTCGGCGCCCAAGCTCCGCTGGCTGCTCGACCACCATCCGGAGCTGGCCGCCCGCGCCGAGTCCGGCGACCTGCTGTTCGGCACCATGGACAGCTGGCTGGTCTGGAACCTCACCGGCGGCGCCGACGGCGGACGGCACGTCACCGACGTGACCAACGCCAGCCGCACCATGCTGATGAACCTGGAGACGCTCGACTGGGATGCCGAACTGCTCGACCGGTTCGGCATCCCACCGGCGATGCTGCCCGCGATCGAGCCCACCATCGGCGGTTTCGGCGTCACGGCGGCCGGGGTGCCGGGCATCCCGATCGGCGCGGTGATCGGCGACCAGCAGGCGTCGTTGTTCGGGCAGACCGCGTTCGAGGCGGGGCAGGCGAAGTGCACCTTCGGCACCGGAAGCTTCCTGCTGCTCAACACCGGCACCGAGCTCGTCCGGTCCAGGCACGGCCTGATCACCACGGTGGCGCACAAGATGCGCGGCGAGGACGCGGTGTACGCGCTGGAGGGCTCGGTCGCGATGAGCGGCGGGATCGTGCAGTGGTGCCGGGACAACCTCGGCCTGATCCGCTCCCCGGCCGAGATCGAGACGCTTGCGTCCACTGTGGACGACAACGGCGGATGCTATGTGGTGCCCGCCTTTTCCGGGCTGCTGGCCCCGCACTGGGACAGCACCGCGCAGGGCGTGATCGTCGGGCTGACCGGGTACGTGCGCAAGGAGCACATCGCCCGCGCGGTGTTGGAGGCGACCGCGTGGCAGACCAGGGACGTGGTGGACGCGATGAACGCCGACGCCGGGGTGCCGGCCACCAGCCTGGCCGTGGACGGCGGCATGACGGCGAACAACCTGCTGATGCGGCTGGTGGCCGACTTCCTCGGCATCCCGGTGGTGCGGCCGATGATGACCGAGACCGTCGCGCTCGGCGCGGCATACGCGGCCGGGCTCGCGGTCGGCTACTGGCCGGACCGCCGGGTGCTGCGCGGGCACTGGCGCCGCGCCGCCGAATGGCTGCCGGAGCTGGACCCGGCGCGGCGGGAAGCCGAACTGGGCAACTGGCGGCACGCGGTGCACACGGCGTCGGTGTGGGGCCGCCGCCCCCACGAGCCCTCCTGA